The Malus domestica chromosome 10, GDT2T_hap1 genome contains a region encoding:
- the LOC103445455 gene encoding receptor-like serine/threonine-protein kinase ALE2 isoform X4: MRTPILLLLFVLLLIFCCLGGFSLNIYLFPSQLPDQPLSMKNFSVERARSTLMVLPFASSKRSKAWAVKPFTGILAPAPSPIHLGPSSPHPPQHGHYRHHHVRVKPRAVAPAPSNDPGCDQICVEPLTTSPFGSPCGCVFPMKVKLLLDIAPYAIFPVMSELEIEIAEGTYLTQSQVKIMGASADSQNQGRTVVDINLVPLGEKFDNTTAILTYDRFQHKKVPLNLTLFGNYEVVYISYPGLPSSPPYEIYNGHDPAGIAGGLPFTADFGGKNQRMNIRTIVIIALSAFVVLVVLLAAICIFVKGRRVGRPSSAVSPVFTPSVHKRSGIGSILSSSIASSTSVSLMSTMATSILSVKTFPLAELEKATNKFSSQRVLGEGGFGRVYHGIMEDGTEVAVKVLTRDNQNQNGDREFIAEVEMLSRLHHRNLVKLIGICIEGQTRSLVCEIVRNGSVESHLHGIDKINGPLDWDARMKIALGAARGLAYLHEDSNPRVIHRDFKASNVLLEADFTPKVSDFGLAREATEGSHHISTRVMGTFGYVAPEYAMTGHLLVKSDVYSYGVVLLELLSGRKPVDMSHSPGQENLVTWARPLLTSREGLQQLVDPTLAGTHDFDDMAKVAAIASMCVHPEVTHRPFMGEVVQALKLIYNDNDETGGDCYSQKESSVQDSDFKGDLAPSDSSWWNAGGLTPRMNYGHASSFITKEYSSGPLEDMENRPFSTSSLVGDEILLPIRHGNRSGPLRTVRSKPAFYRVRGSRSEHGGLLSKKRAWNDGFWV; the protein is encoded by the exons ATGCGAACTCCGATTCTGCTTCTGCTGTTTGTTCTCCTCTTGATTTTCTGCTGCTTAG GGGGTTTTTCTCTAAATATTTACTTGTTTCCTTCTCAATTGCCAGACCAACCGTTGTCTATGAAAAATTTCTCAGTCGAACGCG CAAGGTCAACGTTGATGGTTCTTCCATTTGCTTCATCAAAGCGATCCAAAGCATGGGCGGTCAAGCCTTTTACGGGAATCCTTGCACCTGCACCTTCTCCAATTCATCTAG GTCCTAGCAGTCCTCACCCACCACAGCACGGCCATTATCGTCATCATCATGTGAGAGTGAAACCCCGTGCTGTTGCTCCAGCTCCATCAAATGACCCAG GTTGTGACCAAATTTGTGTAGAGCCACTTACCACATCTCCATTTGGTTCACCTTGTGGTTGTGTGTTTCCCATGAAAGTCAAACTTTTACTGGACATAGCTCCTTATGCTATTTTTCCAGTAATGAGTGAGCTAGAGATTGAGATTGCTGAAGGCACGTATCTGACACAAAGTCAAGTGAAAATAATGGGTGCAAGTGCTGATAGTCAAAATCAAGGAAGAACAGTGGTGGATATTAACTTGGTTCCACTAGGGGAGAAGTTTGATAATACCACTGCGATACTGACATATGATAGATTTCAGCATAAGAAAGTGCCTCTGAATTTGACACTTTTTGGAAACTATGAAGTGGTATACATTAGTTATCCAG GGCTACCTTCTTCACCGCCATATGAGATTTACAATGGGCATGATCCAGCTGGAATTGCTGGAGGTCTCCCTTTCACCGCGGATTTTGGCGGCAAGAACCAGAGGATGAATATTAGAACGATTGTGATTATTGCTCTGTCTGCATTTGTAGTCCTGGTGGTTCTCCTTGCGGCTATCTGTATCTTTGTGAAGGGGAGGAGAGTTGGAAGACCATCTAGCGCAGTCAGTCCTGTATTCACACCTTCTGTTCACAAAAGATCTG GTATCGGGTCTATCTTATCAAGTAGCATTGCAAGCTCCACTTCAGTGTCCCTAATGTCCACCATGGCTACCAGTATTCTCTCTGTCAAAACATTTCCACTAGCTGAGCTTGAGAAAGCAACAAATAAGTTCAGTTCCCAAAGGGTTTTGGGAGAAGGGGGATTTGGACGTGTTTACCATGGAATTATGGAAGATGGGACTGAAGTTGCAGTCAAAGTGCTTACAAGGGATAATCAGAATCAGAATGGAGACCGTGAATTTATTGCAGAAGTTGAGATGCTAAGCCGTTTGCATCACCGTAATCTTGTGAAGTTGATAGGCATTTGTATTGAAGGGCAGACACGCAGTTTGGTATGTGAGATTGTTCGCAATGGAAGTGTTGAATCTCACTTGCACG GCATTGACAAGATAAATGGGCCTCTTGACTGGGATGCAAGGATGAAGATTGCCCTTGGGGCAGCAAGAGGATTAGCCTATCTTCACGAAGATTCTAATCCTCGTGTTATTCACCGAGATTTTAAGGCTAGTAACGTTTTGCTGGAAGCTGACTTCACACCCAAGGTTTCAGATTTTGGGTTAGCTAGGGAAGCAACTGAGGGAAGTCATCACATCTCCACTAGGGTCATGGGAACTTTTGG GTATGTTGCCCCAGAATATGCAATGACAGGGCACCTACTTGTCAAGAGCGATGTTTATAGTTATGGCGTTGTGCTGCTGGAACTCCTCTCTGGAAGAAAACCGGTTGACATGTCCCACTCTCCGGGACAGGAGAATTTAGTAACATGGGCACGACCATTGCTAACGAGCAGAGAAGGCTTGCAGCAGTTGGTGGATCCCACCTTAGCTGGAACCCATGACTTTGACGACATGGCTAAAGTGGCAGCCATTGCTTCCATGTGCGTTCACCCTGAGGTGACCCACAGaccttttatgggtgaagttgTGCAGGCTCTAAAGCTGATATACAATGATAACGATGAGACTGGTGGGGACTGTTATAGTCAAAAGGAGTCTTCCGTCCAGGACTCTGACTTTAAAGGTGATCTTGCCCCATCTGATAGCAGTTGGTGGAATGCTGGTGGACTCACTCCCCGGATGAATTATGGGCATGCCTCTTCATTCATCACAAAGGAGTATAGTTCTGGACCACTTGAAGATATGGAAAACAGACCGTTTTCAACTTCAAGTTTGGTAGGGGATGAGATATTGTTACCAATCAGACACGGCAATAGGTCAGGGCCGTTGAGAACAGTCCGAAGCAAGCCAGCATTCTACAGAGTAAGAGGAAGTAGGAGCGAGCATGGGGGACTGCTCTCGAAGAAGCGTGCTTGGAACGATGGCTTCTGGGTTTGA
- the LOC103445455 gene encoding receptor-like serine/threonine-protein kinase ALE2 isoform X6, whose translation MRTPILLLLFVLLLIFCCLDQPLSMKNFSVERARSTLMVLPFASSKRSKAWAVKPFTGILAPAPSPIHLGPSSPHPPQHGHYRHHHVRVKPRAVAPAPSNDPGCDQICVEPLTTSPFGSPCGCVFPMKVKLLLDIAPYAIFPVMSELEIEIAEGTYLTQSQVKIMGASADSQNQGRTVVDINLVPLGEKFDNTTAILTYDRFQHKKVPLNLTLFGNYEVVYISYPGLPSSPPYEIYNGHDPAGIAGGLPFTADFGGKNQRMNIRTIVIIALSAFVVLVVLLAAICIFVKGRRVGRPSSAVSPVFTPSVHKRSAGIGSILSSSIASSTSVSLMSTMATSILSVKTFPLAELEKATNKFSSQRVLGEGGFGRVYHGIMEDGTEVAVKVLTRDNQNQNGDREFIAEVEMLSRLHHRNLVKLIGICIEGQTRSLVCEIVRNGSVESHLHGIDKINGPLDWDARMKIALGAARGLAYLHEDSNPRVIHRDFKASNVLLEADFTPKVSDFGLAREATEGSHHISTRVMGTFGYVAPEYAMTGHLLVKSDVYSYGVVLLELLSGRKPVDMSHSPGQENLVTWARPLLTSREGLQQLVDPTLAGTHDFDDMAKVAAIASMCVHPEVTHRPFMGEVVQALKLIYNDNDETGGDCYSQKESSVQDSDFKGDLAPSDSSWWNAGGLTPRMNYGHASSFITKEYSSGPLEDMENRPFSTSSLVGDEILLPIRHGNRSGPLRTVRSKPAFYRVRGSRSEHGGLLSKKRAWNDGFWV comes from the exons ATGCGAACTCCGATTCTGCTTCTGCTGTTTGTTCTCCTCTTGATTTTCTGCTGCTTAG ACCAACCGTTGTCTATGAAAAATTTCTCAGTCGAACGCG CAAGGTCAACGTTGATGGTTCTTCCATTTGCTTCATCAAAGCGATCCAAAGCATGGGCGGTCAAGCCTTTTACGGGAATCCTTGCACCTGCACCTTCTCCAATTCATCTAG GTCCTAGCAGTCCTCACCCACCACAGCACGGCCATTATCGTCATCATCATGTGAGAGTGAAACCCCGTGCTGTTGCTCCAGCTCCATCAAATGACCCAG GTTGTGACCAAATTTGTGTAGAGCCACTTACCACATCTCCATTTGGTTCACCTTGTGGTTGTGTGTTTCCCATGAAAGTCAAACTTTTACTGGACATAGCTCCTTATGCTATTTTTCCAGTAATGAGTGAGCTAGAGATTGAGATTGCTGAAGGCACGTATCTGACACAAAGTCAAGTGAAAATAATGGGTGCAAGTGCTGATAGTCAAAATCAAGGAAGAACAGTGGTGGATATTAACTTGGTTCCACTAGGGGAGAAGTTTGATAATACCACTGCGATACTGACATATGATAGATTTCAGCATAAGAAAGTGCCTCTGAATTTGACACTTTTTGGAAACTATGAAGTGGTATACATTAGTTATCCAG GGCTACCTTCTTCACCGCCATATGAGATTTACAATGGGCATGATCCAGCTGGAATTGCTGGAGGTCTCCCTTTCACCGCGGATTTTGGCGGCAAGAACCAGAGGATGAATATTAGAACGATTGTGATTATTGCTCTGTCTGCATTTGTAGTCCTGGTGGTTCTCCTTGCGGCTATCTGTATCTTTGTGAAGGGGAGGAGAGTTGGAAGACCATCTAGCGCAGTCAGTCCTGTATTCACACCTTCTGTTCACAAAAGATCTG CAGGTATCGGGTCTATCTTATCAAGTAGCATTGCAAGCTCCACTTCAGTGTCCCTAATGTCCACCATGGCTACCAGTATTCTCTCTGTCAAAACATTTCCACTAGCTGAGCTTGAGAAAGCAACAAATAAGTTCAGTTCCCAAAGGGTTTTGGGAGAAGGGGGATTTGGACGTGTTTACCATGGAATTATGGAAGATGGGACTGAAGTTGCAGTCAAAGTGCTTACAAGGGATAATCAGAATCAGAATGGAGACCGTGAATTTATTGCAGAAGTTGAGATGCTAAGCCGTTTGCATCACCGTAATCTTGTGAAGTTGATAGGCATTTGTATTGAAGGGCAGACACGCAGTTTGGTATGTGAGATTGTTCGCAATGGAAGTGTTGAATCTCACTTGCACG GCATTGACAAGATAAATGGGCCTCTTGACTGGGATGCAAGGATGAAGATTGCCCTTGGGGCAGCAAGAGGATTAGCCTATCTTCACGAAGATTCTAATCCTCGTGTTATTCACCGAGATTTTAAGGCTAGTAACGTTTTGCTGGAAGCTGACTTCACACCCAAGGTTTCAGATTTTGGGTTAGCTAGGGAAGCAACTGAGGGAAGTCATCACATCTCCACTAGGGTCATGGGAACTTTTGG GTATGTTGCCCCAGAATATGCAATGACAGGGCACCTACTTGTCAAGAGCGATGTTTATAGTTATGGCGTTGTGCTGCTGGAACTCCTCTCTGGAAGAAAACCGGTTGACATGTCCCACTCTCCGGGACAGGAGAATTTAGTAACATGGGCACGACCATTGCTAACGAGCAGAGAAGGCTTGCAGCAGTTGGTGGATCCCACCTTAGCTGGAACCCATGACTTTGACGACATGGCTAAAGTGGCAGCCATTGCTTCCATGTGCGTTCACCCTGAGGTGACCCACAGaccttttatgggtgaagttgTGCAGGCTCTAAAGCTGATATACAATGATAACGATGAGACTGGTGGGGACTGTTATAGTCAAAAGGAGTCTTCCGTCCAGGACTCTGACTTTAAAGGTGATCTTGCCCCATCTGATAGCAGTTGGTGGAATGCTGGTGGACTCACTCCCCGGATGAATTATGGGCATGCCTCTTCATTCATCACAAAGGAGTATAGTTCTGGACCACTTGAAGATATGGAAAACAGACCGTTTTCAACTTCAAGTTTGGTAGGGGATGAGATATTGTTACCAATCAGACACGGCAATAGGTCAGGGCCGTTGAGAACAGTCCGAAGCAAGCCAGCATTCTACAGAGTAAGAGGAAGTAGGAGCGAGCATGGGGGACTGCTCTCGAAGAAGCGTGCTTGGAACGATGGCTTCTGGGTTTGA
- the LOC103445455 gene encoding receptor-like serine/threonine-protein kinase ALE2 isoform X8: MRTPILLLLFVLLLIFCCLARSTLMVLPFASSKRSKAWAVKPFTGILAPAPSPIHLGPSSPHPPQHGHYRHHHVRVKPRAVAPAPSNDPGCDQICVEPLTTSPFGSPCGCVFPMKVKLLLDIAPYAIFPVMSELEIEIAEGTYLTQSQVKIMGASADSQNQGRTVVDINLVPLGEKFDNTTAILTYDRFQHKKVPLNLTLFGNYEVVYISYPGLPSSPPYEIYNGHDPAGIAGGLPFTADFGGKNQRMNIRTIVIIALSAFVVLVVLLAAICIFVKGRRVGRPSSAVSPVFTPSVHKRSAGIGSILSSSIASSTSVSLMSTMATSILSVKTFPLAELEKATNKFSSQRVLGEGGFGRVYHGIMEDGTEVAVKVLTRDNQNQNGDREFIAEVEMLSRLHHRNLVKLIGICIEGQTRSLVCEIVRNGSVESHLHGIDKINGPLDWDARMKIALGAARGLAYLHEDSNPRVIHRDFKASNVLLEADFTPKVSDFGLAREATEGSHHISTRVMGTFGYVAPEYAMTGHLLVKSDVYSYGVVLLELLSGRKPVDMSHSPGQENLVTWARPLLTSREGLQQLVDPTLAGTHDFDDMAKVAAIASMCVHPEVTHRPFMGEVVQALKLIYNDNDETGGDCYSQKESSVQDSDFKGDLAPSDSSWWNAGGLTPRMNYGHASSFITKEYSSGPLEDMENRPFSTSSLVGDEILLPIRHGNRSGPLRTVRSKPAFYRVRGSRSEHGGLLSKKRAWNDGFWV, from the exons ATGCGAACTCCGATTCTGCTTCTGCTGTTTGTTCTCCTCTTGATTTTCTGCTGCTTAG CAAGGTCAACGTTGATGGTTCTTCCATTTGCTTCATCAAAGCGATCCAAAGCATGGGCGGTCAAGCCTTTTACGGGAATCCTTGCACCTGCACCTTCTCCAATTCATCTAG GTCCTAGCAGTCCTCACCCACCACAGCACGGCCATTATCGTCATCATCATGTGAGAGTGAAACCCCGTGCTGTTGCTCCAGCTCCATCAAATGACCCAG GTTGTGACCAAATTTGTGTAGAGCCACTTACCACATCTCCATTTGGTTCACCTTGTGGTTGTGTGTTTCCCATGAAAGTCAAACTTTTACTGGACATAGCTCCTTATGCTATTTTTCCAGTAATGAGTGAGCTAGAGATTGAGATTGCTGAAGGCACGTATCTGACACAAAGTCAAGTGAAAATAATGGGTGCAAGTGCTGATAGTCAAAATCAAGGAAGAACAGTGGTGGATATTAACTTGGTTCCACTAGGGGAGAAGTTTGATAATACCACTGCGATACTGACATATGATAGATTTCAGCATAAGAAAGTGCCTCTGAATTTGACACTTTTTGGAAACTATGAAGTGGTATACATTAGTTATCCAG GGCTACCTTCTTCACCGCCATATGAGATTTACAATGGGCATGATCCAGCTGGAATTGCTGGAGGTCTCCCTTTCACCGCGGATTTTGGCGGCAAGAACCAGAGGATGAATATTAGAACGATTGTGATTATTGCTCTGTCTGCATTTGTAGTCCTGGTGGTTCTCCTTGCGGCTATCTGTATCTTTGTGAAGGGGAGGAGAGTTGGAAGACCATCTAGCGCAGTCAGTCCTGTATTCACACCTTCTGTTCACAAAAGATCTG CAGGTATCGGGTCTATCTTATCAAGTAGCATTGCAAGCTCCACTTCAGTGTCCCTAATGTCCACCATGGCTACCAGTATTCTCTCTGTCAAAACATTTCCACTAGCTGAGCTTGAGAAAGCAACAAATAAGTTCAGTTCCCAAAGGGTTTTGGGAGAAGGGGGATTTGGACGTGTTTACCATGGAATTATGGAAGATGGGACTGAAGTTGCAGTCAAAGTGCTTACAAGGGATAATCAGAATCAGAATGGAGACCGTGAATTTATTGCAGAAGTTGAGATGCTAAGCCGTTTGCATCACCGTAATCTTGTGAAGTTGATAGGCATTTGTATTGAAGGGCAGACACGCAGTTTGGTATGTGAGATTGTTCGCAATGGAAGTGTTGAATCTCACTTGCACG GCATTGACAAGATAAATGGGCCTCTTGACTGGGATGCAAGGATGAAGATTGCCCTTGGGGCAGCAAGAGGATTAGCCTATCTTCACGAAGATTCTAATCCTCGTGTTATTCACCGAGATTTTAAGGCTAGTAACGTTTTGCTGGAAGCTGACTTCACACCCAAGGTTTCAGATTTTGGGTTAGCTAGGGAAGCAACTGAGGGAAGTCATCACATCTCCACTAGGGTCATGGGAACTTTTGG GTATGTTGCCCCAGAATATGCAATGACAGGGCACCTACTTGTCAAGAGCGATGTTTATAGTTATGGCGTTGTGCTGCTGGAACTCCTCTCTGGAAGAAAACCGGTTGACATGTCCCACTCTCCGGGACAGGAGAATTTAGTAACATGGGCACGACCATTGCTAACGAGCAGAGAAGGCTTGCAGCAGTTGGTGGATCCCACCTTAGCTGGAACCCATGACTTTGACGACATGGCTAAAGTGGCAGCCATTGCTTCCATGTGCGTTCACCCTGAGGTGACCCACAGaccttttatgggtgaagttgTGCAGGCTCTAAAGCTGATATACAATGATAACGATGAGACTGGTGGGGACTGTTATAGTCAAAAGGAGTCTTCCGTCCAGGACTCTGACTTTAAAGGTGATCTTGCCCCATCTGATAGCAGTTGGTGGAATGCTGGTGGACTCACTCCCCGGATGAATTATGGGCATGCCTCTTCATTCATCACAAAGGAGTATAGTTCTGGACCACTTGAAGATATGGAAAACAGACCGTTTTCAACTTCAAGTTTGGTAGGGGATGAGATATTGTTACCAATCAGACACGGCAATAGGTCAGGGCCGTTGAGAACAGTCCGAAGCAAGCCAGCATTCTACAGAGTAAGAGGAAGTAGGAGCGAGCATGGGGGACTGCTCTCGAAGAAGCGTGCTTGGAACGATGGCTTCTGGGTTTGA
- the LOC103445455 gene encoding receptor-like serine/threonine-protein kinase ALE2 isoform X7, whose amino-acid sequence MRTPILLLLFVLLLIFCCLDQPLSMKNFSVERARSTLMVLPFASSKRSKAWAVKPFTGILAPAPSPIHLGPSSPHPPQHGHYRHHHVRVKPRAVAPAPSNDPGCDQICVEPLTTSPFGSPCGCVFPMKVKLLLDIAPYAIFPVMSELEIEIAEGTYLTQSQVKIMGASADSQNQGRTVVDINLVPLGEKFDNTTAILTYDRFQHKKVPLNLTLFGNYEVVYISYPGLPSSPPYEIYNGHDPAGIAGGLPFTADFGGKNQRMNIRTIVIIALSAFVVLVVLLAAICIFVKGRRVGRPSSAVSPVFTPSVHKRSGIGSILSSSIASSTSVSLMSTMATSILSVKTFPLAELEKATNKFSSQRVLGEGGFGRVYHGIMEDGTEVAVKVLTRDNQNQNGDREFIAEVEMLSRLHHRNLVKLIGICIEGQTRSLVCEIVRNGSVESHLHGIDKINGPLDWDARMKIALGAARGLAYLHEDSNPRVIHRDFKASNVLLEADFTPKVSDFGLAREATEGSHHISTRVMGTFGYVAPEYAMTGHLLVKSDVYSYGVVLLELLSGRKPVDMSHSPGQENLVTWARPLLTSREGLQQLVDPTLAGTHDFDDMAKVAAIASMCVHPEVTHRPFMGEVVQALKLIYNDNDETGGDCYSQKESSVQDSDFKGDLAPSDSSWWNAGGLTPRMNYGHASSFITKEYSSGPLEDMENRPFSTSSLVGDEILLPIRHGNRSGPLRTVRSKPAFYRVRGSRSEHGGLLSKKRAWNDGFWV is encoded by the exons ATGCGAACTCCGATTCTGCTTCTGCTGTTTGTTCTCCTCTTGATTTTCTGCTGCTTAG ACCAACCGTTGTCTATGAAAAATTTCTCAGTCGAACGCG CAAGGTCAACGTTGATGGTTCTTCCATTTGCTTCATCAAAGCGATCCAAAGCATGGGCGGTCAAGCCTTTTACGGGAATCCTTGCACCTGCACCTTCTCCAATTCATCTAG GTCCTAGCAGTCCTCACCCACCACAGCACGGCCATTATCGTCATCATCATGTGAGAGTGAAACCCCGTGCTGTTGCTCCAGCTCCATCAAATGACCCAG GTTGTGACCAAATTTGTGTAGAGCCACTTACCACATCTCCATTTGGTTCACCTTGTGGTTGTGTGTTTCCCATGAAAGTCAAACTTTTACTGGACATAGCTCCTTATGCTATTTTTCCAGTAATGAGTGAGCTAGAGATTGAGATTGCTGAAGGCACGTATCTGACACAAAGTCAAGTGAAAATAATGGGTGCAAGTGCTGATAGTCAAAATCAAGGAAGAACAGTGGTGGATATTAACTTGGTTCCACTAGGGGAGAAGTTTGATAATACCACTGCGATACTGACATATGATAGATTTCAGCATAAGAAAGTGCCTCTGAATTTGACACTTTTTGGAAACTATGAAGTGGTATACATTAGTTATCCAG GGCTACCTTCTTCACCGCCATATGAGATTTACAATGGGCATGATCCAGCTGGAATTGCTGGAGGTCTCCCTTTCACCGCGGATTTTGGCGGCAAGAACCAGAGGATGAATATTAGAACGATTGTGATTATTGCTCTGTCTGCATTTGTAGTCCTGGTGGTTCTCCTTGCGGCTATCTGTATCTTTGTGAAGGGGAGGAGAGTTGGAAGACCATCTAGCGCAGTCAGTCCTGTATTCACACCTTCTGTTCACAAAAGATCTG GTATCGGGTCTATCTTATCAAGTAGCATTGCAAGCTCCACTTCAGTGTCCCTAATGTCCACCATGGCTACCAGTATTCTCTCTGTCAAAACATTTCCACTAGCTGAGCTTGAGAAAGCAACAAATAAGTTCAGTTCCCAAAGGGTTTTGGGAGAAGGGGGATTTGGACGTGTTTACCATGGAATTATGGAAGATGGGACTGAAGTTGCAGTCAAAGTGCTTACAAGGGATAATCAGAATCAGAATGGAGACCGTGAATTTATTGCAGAAGTTGAGATGCTAAGCCGTTTGCATCACCGTAATCTTGTGAAGTTGATAGGCATTTGTATTGAAGGGCAGACACGCAGTTTGGTATGTGAGATTGTTCGCAATGGAAGTGTTGAATCTCACTTGCACG GCATTGACAAGATAAATGGGCCTCTTGACTGGGATGCAAGGATGAAGATTGCCCTTGGGGCAGCAAGAGGATTAGCCTATCTTCACGAAGATTCTAATCCTCGTGTTATTCACCGAGATTTTAAGGCTAGTAACGTTTTGCTGGAAGCTGACTTCACACCCAAGGTTTCAGATTTTGGGTTAGCTAGGGAAGCAACTGAGGGAAGTCATCACATCTCCACTAGGGTCATGGGAACTTTTGG GTATGTTGCCCCAGAATATGCAATGACAGGGCACCTACTTGTCAAGAGCGATGTTTATAGTTATGGCGTTGTGCTGCTGGAACTCCTCTCTGGAAGAAAACCGGTTGACATGTCCCACTCTCCGGGACAGGAGAATTTAGTAACATGGGCACGACCATTGCTAACGAGCAGAGAAGGCTTGCAGCAGTTGGTGGATCCCACCTTAGCTGGAACCCATGACTTTGACGACATGGCTAAAGTGGCAGCCATTGCTTCCATGTGCGTTCACCCTGAGGTGACCCACAGaccttttatgggtgaagttgTGCAGGCTCTAAAGCTGATATACAATGATAACGATGAGACTGGTGGGGACTGTTATAGTCAAAAGGAGTCTTCCGTCCAGGACTCTGACTTTAAAGGTGATCTTGCCCCATCTGATAGCAGTTGGTGGAATGCTGGTGGACTCACTCCCCGGATGAATTATGGGCATGCCTCTTCATTCATCACAAAGGAGTATAGTTCTGGACCACTTGAAGATATGGAAAACAGACCGTTTTCAACTTCAAGTTTGGTAGGGGATGAGATATTGTTACCAATCAGACACGGCAATAGGTCAGGGCCGTTGAGAACAGTCCGAAGCAAGCCAGCATTCTACAGAGTAAGAGGAAGTAGGAGCGAGCATGGGGGACTGCTCTCGAAGAAGCGTGCTTGGAACGATGGCTTCTGGGTTTGA